A single Fimbriimonadia bacterium DNA region contains:
- a CDS encoding UDP-N-acetylmuramoyl-L-alanyl-D-glutamate--2,6-diaminopimelate ligase — translation MNFGALIRCASPVVFGGPEEAEVARISVDSRRVGPGTLFVALRGEHADGHAFIPDAVEGGAIAVVTDRPVPELPDGVAWAQVPDATDALWRMAHSLYADPTARLKVIGVTGTNGKTTTAHLIRVILDHTGIECAYVGTLGAEWRDHRRDLGHTTPFAHDLAELLADAASDGVKAISMEVSSHALALHRADGCRFDVGTYTNLTAEHLDFHLNMNDYYAAKARLFTDLAEAGGKDFVGVINVDDLYGSRLATEVRGRVVTYGRQEGDVRAAGTQVAADSVRFTLETPSGRADVVMPLGGRFNVSNGLAAAATAWAMGLSPDTIASGLAVATPAPGRFESIPTGRGFSVIVDYAHSPDALEKLLEACRELRPKRLTVVFGCGGDRDRTKRPRMGSIAAELADRVIVTSDNPRTEDPDSIIENILAGITPTPAAAVEVEPDRRRAIHRAVQTARDGDLVVIAGKGHEDYQIIGVTKIHLDDRELVREALA, via the coding sequence GTGAACTTTGGGGCGTTGATCCGTTGTGCGAGCCCGGTGGTTTTCGGAGGCCCCGAGGAGGCTGAGGTCGCGCGGATATCGGTCGATTCGCGACGGGTCGGGCCGGGCACCCTGTTCGTTGCTCTGCGAGGAGAGCACGCAGACGGGCACGCGTTCATACCCGACGCAGTAGAGGGTGGCGCGATAGCAGTCGTGACCGACAGGCCGGTGCCAGAGTTACCCGATGGCGTCGCGTGGGCGCAGGTGCCCGATGCCACCGATGCGCTGTGGCGCATGGCGCACTCGCTTTATGCCGACCCAACGGCCCGCCTGAAAGTGATCGGTGTCACCGGGACAAACGGCAAGACGACGACTGCACACCTGATCCGCGTGATCCTCGACCACACGGGCATAGAGTGCGCCTACGTCGGGACGCTCGGTGCTGAATGGCGGGACCATCGGCGGGACCTCGGCCACACGACGCCCTTCGCCCACGACCTGGCCGAGCTGTTGGCGGACGCCGCTAGCGACGGCGTGAAGGCGATCTCGATGGAAGTCAGCTCCCATGCGCTCGCTCTCCATCGGGCTGATGGGTGTAGGTTTGACGTTGGAACCTATACAAATCTGACCGCAGAGCACCTGGATTTCCACCTGAACATGAACGACTACTATGCTGCTAAAGCTCGGCTCTTCACCGATCTGGCCGAGGCCGGGGGCAAGGACTTCGTCGGGGTCATCAATGTAGACGACCTGTACGGTAGCCGCCTTGCCACCGAGGTGCGCGGGCGAGTCGTTACCTATGGAAGGCAGGAAGGTGACGTGCGCGCTGCTGGAACACAGGTAGCCGCAGACTCGGTGCGTTTCACTCTGGAGACTCCGTCAGGCAGAGCCGATGTCGTCATGCCTCTCGGGGGAAGGTTCAATGTTTCGAACGGACTGGCGGCTGCCGCCACAGCCTGGGCGATGGGGCTAAGCCCCGACACGATTGCCTCGGGGCTCGCAGTGGCCACTCCCGCCCCCGGCCGGTTCGAGTCGATCCCGACCGGACGCGGGTTCTCCGTGATCGTGGACTACGCTCACTCTCCCGACGCTCTGGAAAAGCTACTCGAAGCGTGCCGAGAGCTGCGCCCCAAAAGGCTCACCGTGGTGTTCGGCTGTGGCGGCGATAGGGACCGAACGAAGCGCCCGAGAATGGGCTCCATCGCTGCCGAGCTCGCTGACCGGGTGATCGTCACCTCGGACAACCCACGGACCGAAGACCCCGATAGTATCATCGAGAACATCTTGGCAGGGATCACTCCCACTCCTGCGGCGGCGGTCGAAGTGGAGCCCGACCGCCGCCGCGCAATCCACCGCGCTGTCCAGACCGCTCGCGACGGGGACTTGGTGGTGATAGCCGGGAAGGGGCACGAGGACTATCAGATCATCGGTGTCACCAAGATCCACCTGGACGACCGCGAGTTAGTTCGCGAGGCGCTCGCATGA
- the rsmH gene encoding 16S rRNA (cytosine(1402)-N(4))-methyltransferase RsmH, with amino-acid sequence MTGHQPVMALEVVRYAAPQRGETVVDATLGLGGHAALLGTAIGPEGTLVGLDWDAELLEQAKERLADLVCRKHFIHSDFRKLPAVLGQLGIRHADVITADLGVCSVHLDRAERGFSFQQDGPLDMRMDRSQVGRTAEHLLRSTSEAELERILKEYGEERHARAIARAIFVRVRQGRMRSTGDLVEAVSDAVPPHARDRRIHFATRTFQAIRCAVTGELAGLQEAVEQAIGLLSPGGRIAVLAYHSLEDRQVKRAFARLSGKCVCERGVPECRCGKVRVVEVLTPKPVQPTADEIRKNPRARSAKLRVARRISG; translated from the coding sequence ATGACCGGGCACCAGCCCGTCATGGCCCTAGAGGTCGTTCGATATGCCGCTCCGCAACGGGGCGAGACCGTAGTGGATGCCACCCTCGGGTTGGGCGGCCATGCAGCTTTGCTAGGGACGGCGATTGGACCGGAAGGGACTCTAGTCGGTCTGGATTGGGACGCGGAGCTTTTGGAGCAAGCCAAGGAGAGGCTTGCGGATTTGGTGTGCAGGAAGCACTTCATCCACTCCGATTTCCGGAAGCTCCCGGCAGTGCTCGGGCAACTCGGTATCCGACACGCCGATGTCATCACCGCTGACCTGGGTGTCTGTTCGGTCCACCTCGATCGGGCTGAGAGGGGCTTCTCCTTTCAACAGGACGGGCCACTCGATATGCGGATGGACCGGTCGCAGGTGGGCCGGACAGCGGAACATCTCCTGAGGAGCACCAGCGAAGCCGAGTTGGAGCGCATCCTGAAAGAGTACGGCGAGGAACGCCACGCACGCGCGATTGCCAGGGCTATCTTCGTCCGCGTACGACAAGGCAGGATGCGCTCCACCGGCGACCTCGTCGAGGCGGTATCGGATGCAGTGCCTCCGCACGCGCGGGACCGAAGGATTCACTTCGCCACGCGCACGTTCCAGGCCATCCGATGCGCAGTGACTGGCGAGCTTGCGGGCTTGCAGGAAGCGGTGGAGCAGGCCATCGGTCTGCTGTCCCCCGGAGGGCGCATCGCTGTGCTCGCCTATCACAGCCTCGAGGATCGGCAGGTGAAGCGCGCCTTCGCGAGGTTGTCGGGAAAGTGTGTCTGCGAGCGCGGCGTTCCCGAGTGCCGATGCGGCAAGGTGCGAGTGGTGGAAGTGCTGACACCCAAGCCGGTGCAGCCGACCGCCGATGAGATACGAAAGAATCCTCGCGCACGCAGCGCGAAGCTGAGAGTGGCTCGACGCATATCAGGATGA
- the murD gene encoding UDP-N-acetylmuramoyl-L-alanine--D-glutamate ligase, protein MIAGIARAAVLGAGKSGRAAAQALSASGARVTIYDESDVNLPGYNVVATWDGTLPSESLDLVVTSPGFSREHPSLRAAVERGIPVWSEPELAYRISKVPIIAITGTNGKSTTSYLTYRMLQAAGFRAHLCGNIAGSDEDKPTTQAAMEAQPGDVLVAEISSFQLEWVDGFRPRIAVLTRLDQDHLNRYAGSFEEYAAVKRRIFRRQSAEDFAVIGYAEVPEVASRRISFPRALPGDCAFHREGQMVLRLDGEEHALGEHSDIHTLSAADKDNALAAATAAWLFGARADAIRQALQGFRGLTSRMEVIGVHQGITFIDNSAATNPTSCANAITSSGPNTVPLIGGVAKGNDPAPIVAACRTLERPAVLYGEMAGALAGLFAAAGVSHVELNTLDEAFASALGLAKPGDVVLLAPGGASFDQFGNFLERAERFRQLVLRHGGEVPR, encoded by the coding sequence ATGATTGCGGGCATCGCGCGAGCAGCAGTCCTTGGGGCGGGGAAATCGGGTAGAGCAGCCGCCCAGGCATTGTCAGCATCGGGAGCACGCGTCACCATCTATGATGAGAGCGACGTGAACCTGCCCGGATACAACGTGGTGGCCACCTGGGATGGCACACTTCCCAGCGAGTCGCTCGATCTGGTCGTCACCAGCCCCGGCTTCTCGCGTGAGCATCCCTCTCTGCGTGCTGCGGTCGAGAGGGGAATCCCAGTGTGGTCTGAGCCCGAGCTGGCGTACCGTATCTCCAAGGTACCCATCATTGCTATCACCGGTACGAACGGCAAGTCAACTACCTCCTACCTCACCTACCGCATGCTGCAGGCGGCAGGCTTCCGTGCGCACCTGTGTGGAAACATAGCGGGGTCGGACGAGGACAAGCCCACCACACAGGCCGCCATGGAAGCCCAACCAGGAGACGTGCTCGTTGCCGAGATCAGCAGTTTCCAGCTCGAGTGGGTGGATGGCTTTCGCCCTCGAATCGCAGTGCTAACTCGTCTGGACCAGGACCATCTAAACCGGTATGCCGGTAGCTTCGAAGAGTACGCTGCTGTCAAGCGGCGGATCTTCCGTAGGCAGTCCGCCGAGGACTTCGCCGTCATCGGGTACGCAGAGGTGCCGGAAGTGGCGTCGCGCCGCATTTCCTTTCCTCGCGCATTGCCTGGCGACTGCGCGTTTCACCGGGAAGGGCAGATGGTGTTGCGGCTCGATGGCGAGGAGCATGCCCTTGGCGAGCACAGCGACATACACACACTCAGTGCAGCCGACAAAGACAATGCGCTAGCAGCGGCGACCGCAGCTTGGCTGTTCGGGGCGCGCGCAGATGCTATCCGTCAGGCGCTGCAAGGTTTTCGAGGGCTCACCAGCCGGATGGAAGTGATCGGGGTCCACCAGGGCATAACCTTTATAGACAACTCTGCAGCCACGAACCCCACCTCGTGTGCGAACGCCATCACGTCTTCAGGTCCGAACACGGTCCCACTCATCGGAGGGGTGGCGAAAGGGAATGACCCAGCGCCCATCGTGGCCGCTTGTCGCACACTCGAGCGTCCTGCCGTCCTATACGGCGAGATGGCCGGCGCGCTAGCAGGTCTCTTCGCCGCAGCAGGCGTATCTCACGTGGAATTGAATACGCTCGACGAGGCGTTCGCATCCGCTCTCGGCCTGGCAAAGCCGGGCGACGTGGTGTTGCTCGCGCCGGGCGGGGCCAGCTTCGACCAGTTCGGCAACTTCCTAGAACGGGCTGAGCGGTTCCGTCAGCTGGTTCTTCGGCATGGCGGGGAGGTCCCAAGGTGA
- a CDS encoding penicillin-binding protein 2, translating to MAADAREIRAVHRRLILPALLLLAGFCGIVVRLWAMQVQDYEKYLREGQARLQESVPVRASRGDITDRSGRPLATSVITYRLGLTPSRCPDNPAFHAAIASAVGISPAKVGMILSGAPTVCHIVATGLSKEQAAELRAIARSWRADGLSLESVSRRVYANCRLASHVIGFVNEAGDALGGIEQAQNVALTGVDGVIVGPTDARGYVLPGHRERYTPARDGKTVRLTIDLDIQQAATEAIAEVVEKHTPSTVAVVVMEPHTGDVLAMVSWPDFDPNDPAAALRTRYRNENSSPLRNSCVSLAFPPGSVFKVFTVAAALEAGVVTPETQTYCAGVRKFGGRDTRCALHNGKRAHGVLNPYMTIVRSCNLAAGEYAQRLGAKRFMEFIHSFGCVDKTGIGLPGETRGLLPPPEKWGNPAHQLAVLGFGQSISVTPLALTAAMCTFANDGRTVRPRLVASVGGRENPVRPGKQVVSPEVARLVRQMLTGVVEDPGGTGHNAAVAGFHVGGKTGTAQRTDPITKRISNSLYDSYFVGLVPTENTRAVVLVLVDEPRNGYYGGLVAGPVFQKIASYLVTHWRLRPDATQNGAVQ from the coding sequence TTGGCAGCGGACGCACGTGAGATCCGTGCCGTTCACCGTCGCCTGATCCTGCCGGCGCTCCTGTTGCTCGCTGGGTTCTGCGGAATCGTAGTGCGCCTATGGGCGATGCAGGTGCAGGATTACGAGAAGTACCTGCGAGAAGGGCAAGCACGGCTTCAGGAGAGCGTGCCGGTACGGGCGAGCCGAGGCGATATCACGGACAGAAGCGGGCGACCGCTCGCGACTTCCGTAATCACCTACCGTCTCGGACTGACACCTAGTCGTTGCCCCGATAATCCTGCTTTTCATGCGGCGATTGCCTCGGCCGTCGGCATCTCGCCTGCCAAAGTCGGCATGATCCTTTCTGGCGCACCGACGGTTTGTCATATCGTCGCGACGGGTCTCAGCAAGGAGCAGGCAGCCGAGCTTCGCGCTATAGCCAGGTCCTGGAGAGCGGACGGCCTCTCGCTCGAGTCGGTTTCAAGGCGGGTGTACGCCAACTGTCGCTTGGCGTCCCATGTGATAGGTTTCGTCAATGAAGCCGGAGATGCGCTGGGAGGCATCGAACAGGCACAAAACGTAGCGCTGACAGGTGTGGATGGTGTTATCGTAGGCCCGACAGATGCGCGAGGGTATGTGCTACCTGGCCATCGCGAGAGGTACACGCCCGCGCGCGATGGCAAGACCGTGCGACTGACCATAGACTTGGACATTCAGCAAGCGGCTACGGAAGCGATCGCCGAGGTGGTCGAAAAACACACTCCTTCCACCGTAGCAGTGGTAGTGATGGAGCCCCACACCGGCGATGTGCTTGCGATGGTGAGTTGGCCCGATTTCGACCCCAACGACCCCGCCGCAGCTCTGCGCACGCGCTATCGAAACGAGAACTCCTCTCCCCTGCGCAACTCGTGTGTCAGCTTGGCTTTTCCGCCCGGCTCGGTCTTCAAGGTGTTCACCGTAGCTGCGGCGCTGGAGGCCGGCGTGGTCACTCCGGAAACGCAGACCTATTGTGCGGGCGTACGCAAGTTCGGAGGCCGCGACACGCGGTGCGCCCTCCACAATGGCAAGCGTGCTCATGGAGTGCTGAATCCTTATATGACCATCGTGAGGAGCTGCAACTTGGCGGCGGGTGAGTATGCGCAGCGGCTGGGGGCCAAGAGATTCATGGAGTTCATCCACTCCTTCGGCTGTGTGGACAAAACCGGCATCGGGCTCCCGGGCGAGACGAGAGGGTTATTGCCTCCGCCGGAGAAGTGGGGCAACCCTGCGCATCAGCTCGCCGTGCTCGGGTTCGGTCAGAGTATTTCGGTGACGCCTCTGGCGCTGACTGCTGCGATGTGCACGTTCGCAAACGACGGGCGAACGGTTCGCCCCCGATTGGTTGCGAGCGTCGGCGGTCGGGAGAACCCGGTTCGACCGGGCAAACAGGTAGTGTCTCCCGAGGTCGCGCGACTGGTGAGACAGATGCTTACCGGAGTCGTCGAGGACCCCGGTGGCACGGGTCACAACGCCGCCGTCGCAGGTTTCCACGTCGGCGGCAAAACCGGTACCGCCCAGCGTACCGACCCGATCACCAAGCGCATCTCGAATTCGCTGTACGATTCGTACTTCGTGGGCCTGGTGCCCACCGAGAACACGCGGGCCGTGGTGCTCGTGCTAGTGGACGAGCCACGAAATGGCTACTACGGAGGCCTTGTGGCCGGCCCGGTTTTCCAGAAGATCGCCTCGTACCTCGTTACTCACTGGCGGCTTCGGCCGGACGCTACGCAGAACGGAGCGGTTCAGTGA
- a CDS encoding UDP-N-acetylglucosamine--N-acetylmuramyl-(pentapeptide) pyrophosphoryl-undecaprenol N-acetylglucosamine transferase produces the protein MRLVICGGGTGGHVFPALRIGFAAVSRGCEVLYVGSYRGIENQFARDLPFAFDRIHAEPVGAPLTPRGIKGLLKLARAQREAMHILDAFQPDVVFGTGGYAAAPVLMAQRKRGGPYVLHEQNAVAGRANRMMGKHAVAVCVVFEQAIRDFPKSRVIRTGMPLRDEAIQSSLTTEAAREKFGLRPDRWTVLVYGGSQGAQALNEAVLSTAKFMGSDSVQWLHVAGEKHVSAVRASAERCALNGNYVAFGFLEGADVGAAFRAADMAVTRCGSGTLNETLAWGLPVVMVPLPTAAANHQFHNARAVEHAGAGVLLRQSALAPAVLAEHIERWRTHPEIRETASANGRKAFVPGAAETILDLLAEAAEVPVRVDRRRKVS, from the coding sequence ATGCGACTCGTGATCTGCGGCGGAGGGACGGGAGGACACGTGTTCCCAGCCCTTCGTATCGGGTTCGCTGCGGTTTCTCGAGGATGTGAGGTCCTCTACGTCGGCAGCTATCGCGGCATCGAGAACCAGTTTGCACGGGACCTGCCCTTCGCCTTCGATCGAATACATGCCGAACCGGTCGGTGCGCCTCTGACACCACGAGGCATCAAGGGCCTACTGAAGCTTGCACGTGCTCAGCGCGAGGCAATGCACATCCTCGATGCCTTTCAGCCGGACGTCGTGTTCGGTACGGGTGGCTACGCCGCCGCTCCTGTGTTGATGGCGCAGCGAAAGCGAGGAGGCCCTTACGTCCTTCACGAGCAGAATGCCGTCGCCGGTCGCGCGAACCGGATGATGGGGAAGCATGCCGTGGCAGTGTGCGTGGTGTTCGAGCAAGCGATTCGGGACTTCCCGAAGTCGCGGGTGATCAGGACCGGCATGCCGTTGCGAGACGAGGCTATCCAATCGAGCTTGACCACGGAGGCTGCACGCGAGAAGTTCGGTTTGCGGCCAGACCGATGGACCGTGTTGGTCTACGGAGGCTCTCAGGGAGCCCAGGCACTCAACGAAGCCGTACTCAGCACGGCGAAGTTCATGGGCAGCGACAGCGTGCAGTGGCTTCATGTCGCGGGCGAAAAGCACGTGTCCGCGGTTCGCGCTTCGGCGGAGCGCTGCGCTTTAAACGGAAACTACGTCGCATTCGGATTTCTCGAAGGCGCGGACGTCGGCGCGGCGTTTCGTGCAGCCGATATGGCGGTGACCCGGTGCGGGTCGGGAACTCTGAACGAGACCTTGGCTTGGGGACTGCCTGTGGTGATGGTGCCGTTGCCGACTGCCGCAGCCAATCATCAATTCCACAACGCGCGGGCGGTCGAACATGCCGGGGCCGGAGTATTGCTCCGTCAGAGCGCCCTTGCGCCCGCGGTCCTAGCCGAACACATCGAACGGTGGCGAACGCACCCCGAGATTCGTGAGACGGCTTCCGCCAACGGTCGCAAAGCTTTTGTGCCCGGAGCGGCAGAGACGATTCTGGACCTGCTTGCGGAAGCCGCAGAGGTACCCGTCCGCGTTGACCGCCGCAGGAAGGTG
- a CDS encoding FtsW/RodA/SpoVE family cell cycle protein produces the protein MTIELARRKQDVYLTAMWLVAAVLGAFFVLDAVYPRAISSGTLLVQVRQQVVYLVLALLAYMVGSRLSARWLRGVGLTLFVLSLVGCVAVMVPGVGLEVNGASRWLSLPGGFTVQPSEYLKLGVVLVMAQLLERLPKRERGPRKKHTDAGRILRFTVIGSIVIAAVLVERQPDLGTAAVVMIVLLSMMWLGGMRWTTIAGGVGLAVLAAIVMVQMQPYRLQRILHHNQRWDPTVSQAEGFQPVHAELGIGMGGVTGRGIGMGLAKYKLPAATTDYVFVTIAEETGLLGSLVVVGLLAGIVGRLFCLSARAPTRFAALVAPGLGCWIGAQSAMNLVMVTGVVPPVGVPLPFFSMGGSGLTALAFGLGIVQAAMLSERKEGAQDATRDLRRRDGRTRVPSPSYRVRCGFSRM, from the coding sequence GTGACCATCGAGCTAGCACGTCGCAAGCAAGACGTGTATCTGACCGCAATGTGGCTCGTTGCTGCAGTGCTAGGTGCGTTCTTCGTCCTCGACGCCGTGTACCCCAGGGCAATCAGTTCGGGTACGCTCTTGGTGCAGGTCCGTCAGCAGGTCGTGTACCTGGTGTTAGCACTGCTGGCGTACATGGTCGGCAGTCGCTTGTCCGCTCGATGGCTGCGCGGGGTAGGGCTGACGCTATTCGTCCTGTCGCTCGTAGGTTGTGTCGCGGTGATGGTGCCAGGTGTCGGCCTCGAGGTGAACGGTGCCTCGAGGTGGTTGTCGCTCCCGGGTGGCTTCACCGTTCAACCGTCCGAGTACCTCAAGCTTGGCGTCGTGTTAGTAATGGCTCAGCTGCTGGAGAGGCTCCCGAAGCGTGAGCGCGGGCCGCGGAAGAAGCATACCGATGCCGGCCGCATCCTACGATTCACGGTGATAGGTTCGATCGTGATTGCGGCGGTGCTCGTCGAAAGGCAGCCTGACCTGGGTACGGCAGCGGTGGTGATGATAGTGCTACTGAGCATGATGTGGTTGGGCGGGATGCGGTGGACTACCATAGCGGGTGGTGTCGGGCTTGCAGTGCTGGCAGCTATTGTGATGGTGCAGATGCAGCCCTATCGCTTGCAGCGCATCTTGCATCACAACCAGCGCTGGGACCCCACGGTTTCGCAGGCGGAGGGATTCCAGCCCGTGCACGCCGAGCTGGGTATCGGTATGGGCGGCGTAACCGGTCGAGGCATCGGTATGGGTCTGGCCAAGTATAAGTTGCCTGCGGCCACTACCGACTACGTCTTCGTCACCATCGCCGAGGAGACGGGCCTACTCGGCTCTCTCGTCGTGGTCGGCCTACTCGCCGGCATCGTGGGCAGGCTGTTCTGTCTCTCGGCCAGGGCGCCCACTCGGTTCGCAGCACTCGTCGCCCCGGGACTCGGCTGCTGGATCGGCGCGCAGTCGGCAATGAACTTGGTGATGGTGACCGGGGTCGTCCCGCCCGTGGGCGTGCCGCTGCCTTTCTTCAGTATGGGCGGCAGCGGCCTCACGGCGCTGGCGTTCGGATTGGGTATTGTTCAGGCTGCGATGCTTTCCGAGCGGAAGGAGGGAGCGCAGGATGCGACTCGTGATCTGCGGCGGAGGGACGGGAGGACACGTGTTCCCAGCCCTTCGTATCGGGTTCGCTGCGGTTTCTCGAGGATGTGA
- a CDS encoding UDP-N-acetylmuramoyl-tripeptide--D-alanyl-D-alanine ligase, producing the protein MTPHASPPHSNGVLFQLSQAAHVMGGTLMGRDGGVTSIVADSRQASDGSLFFAIPGTRVDGHDFIRDAFRRGAVCAVVNRGRAPLETTHIAVDNTVTALGVLAAWHRLRMPAKVIGITGSTGKTSVKELTVAALSVMANVHKTEGNLNTEIGVPLALFDLMSGHHLSVVEMGMRGLGQITELCRIVLPIVGVVTNVGLAHVAEVGSPEGVARAKGELVEALPPDGAAVLRAGDQWTQNLRARAACPVITFGPGGDVQVMHVEPAETHMEVSFSAFGRRVVGQIHALGRFQAENAAAALAVAGALNLDVERAAAGLRNAAFPPQRMQTIRFGSVQVLADMYNANPDSMKAALRTLAEMRAKRRIAVLGSMLELGEFAEQEHRSIGRLVAELGVNELGVVGTEAGWIADAALEASMPREGVTRLETTEAAAEWLPRFVQDEDLILIKGSRALRMERLLDALAEAQ; encoded by the coding sequence ATGACCCCCCACGCTTCCCCCCCGCACTCCAACGGCGTGCTCTTCCAGCTGAGTCAGGCTGCGCACGTAATGGGTGGCACGTTGATGGGGCGCGACGGGGGTGTTACTTCGATCGTTGCGGACAGCCGACAGGCATCCGATGGCAGTCTCTTCTTCGCAATCCCCGGCACCCGTGTGGACGGACACGACTTCATCCGAGACGCGTTTCGACGGGGCGCGGTCTGCGCGGTAGTCAACCGCGGCCGCGCCCCGCTCGAGACGACTCACATAGCAGTAGACAATACGGTAACTGCTCTGGGTGTTCTCGCAGCCTGGCACCGTTTGCGCATGCCTGCGAAGGTGATCGGAATCACCGGTAGCACGGGCAAGACGAGTGTCAAGGAGCTGACCGTTGCTGCACTCTCTGTCATGGCGAACGTCCACAAGACCGAGGGGAACCTCAACACCGAGATCGGAGTGCCGCTCGCTCTCTTCGACCTGATGTCTGGGCATCATCTCAGCGTAGTCGAGATGGGGATGCGTGGTCTCGGTCAGATCACGGAGCTATGCCGAATCGTTTTGCCTATCGTCGGCGTGGTGACCAACGTGGGTCTGGCTCACGTGGCTGAGGTCGGGTCGCCGGAGGGTGTGGCACGGGCGAAAGGCGAACTTGTCGAGGCATTACCACCCGACGGTGCCGCGGTCCTGCGTGCCGGCGATCAGTGGACGCAGAACCTGAGAGCCCGTGCCGCATGCCCGGTGATCACGTTCGGGCCAGGTGGAGATGTTCAGGTGATGCACGTCGAACCCGCAGAGACTCACATGGAGGTCTCTTTCTCCGCATTCGGTCGGCGAGTCGTCGGGCAGATTCATGCGCTCGGTAGGTTTCAAGCAGAGAATGCCGCTGCGGCGCTGGCGGTGGCTGGGGCGCTGAACCTCGACGTCGAGAGGGCTGCAGCGGGCCTGCGCAACGCGGCGTTTCCTCCTCAACGGATGCAGACGATTCGATTCGGAAGCGTTCAGGTGCTGGCGGACATGTACAACGCCAACCCGGACTCGATGAAGGCTGCACTCCGAACTCTCGCTGAGATGCGGGCGAAACGGCGGATTGCGGTCCTGGGCAGCATGTTAGAGTTGGGAGAATTCGCTGAGCAAGAGCACCGCTCGATTGGACGGCTGGTGGCGGAGCTCGGCGTAAACGAGTTGGGCGTGGTCGGCACGGAGGCCGGATGGATCGCCGATGCAGCGCTGGAGGCATCCATGCCCAGGGAGGGAGTCACTCGGCTCGAAACGACAGAGGCGGCAGCCGAGTGGCTCCCACGATTTGTACAAGATGAAGACTTGATCTTGATCAAAGGTTCTCGCGCGTTGCGGATGGAGCGGCTGCTGGACGCTCTTGCTGAGGCTCAATGA